A segment of the Streptomyces pactum genome:
GGTCGTGGCCGCCGACGTGCGAGACGCCGCCGCCGTCGTCGGCGCCGTGCACGAACTGGTCACGCGGGTCGCCGTGCCCCGGCTGAGGCAGGCGGACCTCGACGCGATGCGCGCGGCCAACGAACGGTTCGCGGCGGCCGTCCACGCGGGCGACGTCGACGGTGCCCTGCGCGCCGACGACGAGCTGCACCACGTCCTCGTCCGCGCCGCCGCCAACCGGGCCGCCGCCGCCACCGTCGCCCGCTACACCCCGCTCATCCGCCGGCTGGAGCGCCGCCGCTTCGGCGAGGGCGGCACCTGTCGTTCGGCCGGGCTGCACGAGCAGCTCATCGCGGCCTGCGCGGCAGGTGACACGGAGACGGCGCTCCGTGTGACGGCGGACATCTGGCGGGGCCTCGAAGAGCTCGCCGACCCCGACTGATCCGGCCCGACCCGGGAGGAACCGTGTCCCTTTCCTCGTACGAGCGCTACCCGCTGCTCCTCGGACCTTCGCCGGTGCACCGGCTGGAACGCCTCACCGAGCACCTCGGTGGAGCCTCGCTCTGGGCCAAGCGGGAGGACCTGAACTCCGGCATCGCCTACGGCGGCAACAAGACCCGAAAGCTGGAGTACCTCGTCGCCGACGCGCTCGCCCGTGGCTGCGACACCCTCGTCTCGATCGGCGGCGTGCAGTCCAACCACACCCGCCAGGTCGCGGCCGTCGCCGCCCGGGCGGGCCTCGGCTGCGTGCTCGTGCAGGAGAGCTGGGTGGACTGGCCCGACGCCGTGTACGACAAGGTGGGCAACATCCTGATCTCCCGGCTCGCCGGGGCCGATGTGCGGCTGGTGCGGGCCGGGTTCGGCATCGGCTTCAAGGAGAGCTGGGAGCAGGCGCTCAAGGAGGTCGAGGACGCGGGCGGCAAGCCGTACGCCATTCCGGCGGGCGCCTCCGACCATCCGCTCGGCGGGCTGGGCTTCGCCGGCTGGGCCCACGAGGTCGCCGAGCAGGAACGGGAACTGGGCGTCTTCTTCGACACCGTCGTCGTCTGCTCGGTGACCGGGTCGACCCAGGCCGGCATGGTCGCCGGCTTCCGCGCCCTGGAGGAGGCGGGTGGCCGGCCCCGGCGGGTGATCGGCGTCGACGCGTCCGCGGAGCCCGCCCGCACCCGGGCGCAGATCGCCCGGATCGCGCACCGCACGGGGCAGCTCATCGGCGTGACGCAGGAACTGACGGAGGCGGACGTCGAACTGGACGAGCGGTACCACGCGGGTACGTACGGCGTCCCCGACGCCACCACGCTCGCCGCGATGCGGCTCGCCGCCCGGACCGAGGGAATGGTCACCGACCCGGTCTACGAGGGGAAGTCGATGGCGGGGCTGATCGACCTGGTCGCGCGCTCGGAGATCGGCGGCGACGCCACCGTGCTCTACGCCCACCTCGGCGGGCAGCCGGCGCTGAACGCGTACAGCGCCCTGTTCTGAGCCGGCGTCGGCCCGCCGGGCGCGGACCGGCGCGCGTCGCACCGAGCGGCCTCGCCGGCCGCCTACCGCGCGAACACCGGCGACACCGAGGTCATCGTCGACGGGCAGGAGATCCGGCCCGCACGGAAGGGGCTCCCCTCCCGTCCGGGCGGGCCGTTCGCGCGGGCAGGGCAGGGCAGGGCACGGCAGTGGCGCGCGGGCGCGCGGTAGGGTGCGGCGAGAATCCTCTGTGGGCAGGGAGTAGTGGGATGGCGCAGGTCAGGCCCATGCGCGCGGATGCCCGCCGAAACCACGAGCGGTTGCTGGAAGCCGCGGCGGTGGCGTTCGGGGAGCACGGGGAGGGTGCCTCCCTGGACGACATCGCCAAGCGGGCGGGAGTCGGGACCGGCACGCTGTACCGGCATTTCCCGACGCGGCAGGCGTTGCTGGAGGCCGCCTACCTGGACCGGATCGAGGCGATCGCGGCGCGGGCCGACCTGATCGCGGCTGAACGGGCGCCGGGCGACGCGTTGCTGGAGTGGCTGAACGAACTCGCGGCCGGGATGATCCAGGTGCGCGGGATGAAAGCCCTGCTGGGCACCGCCGTGACGGCCGGTGGCTCGGCGGTGGACACGGCCTGCGGCGACTGTGTGCGGGGCGCGGCCGGCCGGCTGGTGCGGGCGGCGCGGGACGCGGGGGCGCTGCGGCGGGACGTCGAGCCGATCGAGGTGCTGCGGCTGGTGCACGGGGTGGTGACGGCGTCCGAGTCGGCCGAGGGGGCGGCCGGGGGCGACGGGGAGTCCGTACGCCGGCTTCTGTCGCTGGTGTGGGGCGGGTTGCGGGCGTAGACGGCCGCGGTGGGGCGCCCGCAGTGCCGGGGGCGCCCCACCGAACCGGCCGCTTACAGCGCCTTTGCCGACGGCTTCACCATGCCCCGGACCGTGCGGGACTTGACGAAGTCGCCCATGGCGGTCATCTCCCACTCGCCGGAGTACTGGCGGATCAGCTTCGCCATCATCACGCCGGTCTGCGGCTCGGCGCTGGTGAGGTCGAAGCGGACCAGTTCCTCGCCGGTCGCGGCGTCCATGAGGCGGCAGTAGGCCTTGGCGACCTCGGTGAACTTCTGACCGGAGAAGGAGTTGACCGTGAAGACCAGGCCGCTGACCTCCTGCGGAAGCCGGCCGAGGTCGACGGTGATCACCTCGTCGTCACCGCCGCCCTCGCCGGTGAGGTTGTCGCCGGAGTGCTTGACGGCGCCGCCGACGATGGACAGCTTGCCGAAGTAGCAACTGTCGATGTGGTTGCGCTGCGGGCCGTAGGCGATGACCGAGGCGTCCAGGTCGATGTCCTTGCCGCGGTACGCCGGCTCCCAGCCGAGGCCCATCTTGACCTGGGAGAGCATCGGGCGGCCGCCCTTGACGAGGGAGACGGTCTGGTTCTTCTGGAGGCTGACCCGGCCCTTGTCGAGGTTGATCTTCCCGGCGCCCGGGGCGGGGGCCGGCGGGGCGGCCGGCGCCGTCGGGGGAGCGGAGGGCATCGTGGGCGCGGCGGCGGGCGGGGGCGGCGGGGTGACCGCCTGGGGCTGCGGCGGGGCAGGCTGGGCGGCCGGGGCGGCGGGCTCCTCCACCGTGACGCCGAAGTCCGTCGCGATGCCGGCCAGTCCGTTGGAGTAGCCCTGGCCGACCGCGCGGGCCTTCCAGACGCCGTTGCGCAGGTAGACCTCCACGATCACCAGCGCGGTCTCGCTGCCGAGCTGCGGGGGCGTGAAGGTGGCGAGGACGGAGTTGTCGTCCGCGTTGCGGACGGTGGCGGTCGGTTCGACGCCCTGGAAGGTCTGCCCGGCGGCGTCCGGGCTGGCGGTGACGACGATCTTCTCGATGCCCGGCGGCACGGCGGAGGTGTCGACCACGATCGCGTCCGGGGCGGTGCCGCCGCCGGAGCGGTAGGTCACGCCCTGGCCGGTGGGCTGGTTGTAGAAGATGAAGTCGTCGTCGGAGCGCACCTTGCCGTCGGCGGTGAGCAGCAGGCCCGATACGTCGAGCCGCACGGGCGCGGCGACGTCCACCGTCACGCGGGCGGCGGAGAGGGGGATGTTCGAGCCGGGGGTCATAGCTGTCATGCCGGGTGAACGAGCGAGGGCGTTTTACCGTTCCCTTACCCGGCCGCCAATCGGGTCAGGGCCCGGGCGGTGCGGTCAGCGGCGGTTGCGGGGGTGGTTTCGCGCGGTGCGTTCGTTGCCGTGTTTGTAGTTGCCCGTCCAGCGGGCCATCACCAGTTGGGGGTCGCCGGTGGCGACCTCTTCGAGGAAGCGGGCGGCGCGGGGGCCGTTCAGTGTGGTGGCGGAGTGCTGGTGGTGGGTGATGTGGACGGTGCCGTTCGCGGTGGCGGTGTAGGCGAAGCCATGGGGTCGGGGCATGCGGGGATCGTAGGAGGGGCGGGGGCGGCGGGCCCAGGGGTTTTCGCCCGCGCCGCCTCCTTCCCGTCCCCGTCTCCGGGGGCCGACCGGGCGGGTGGCGGCCGGGAGGCCCGGCGGGCCCGGGCGAGGAACCACGCGCCGGGAGCGGTGCACCGCACCCGTCTCCGGTGCCGGCGGTTGCGTCCCTGGCGCGGTGTGCGCCGGGCGGCGCCCCCACACCCCGCGTGCACGGTCCGGTCGGCGCCCTGACCGGTGCGCCGACCGAAGTGCGCAGGTCGGAAGGTGTCCGCCGGCTTTTCGCCTCCCCACGCCACCCCCCTTCGATTCCGACGAAGGCGGCCGGCAGCGCGCATGCCGCCCCGTTCAGGCCCTTTGAGGTCTGTTGATATGACTTGTGCCGGACGTCTTGTCCGCGTCACGCGCCGCCCCGCTAGCTGGTGACACCGCCGCCGGCCGAAAGGAAGACCGACGGCACCACTCACATCGAGGTGATGGCATGAAGAAGGCGTACGAGGCCCCGACGCTCGTCCGGCTGGGGTCGTTCCGGCAGAAGACCGGGCTGCTGCAGCGCA
Coding sequences within it:
- a CDS encoding GntR family transcriptional regulator — its product is METIRPVPRTLLRDRAYEAIRDAIVAGEIEPGAVVRDADLAERLGLSRAPVREAFSRLVDEGLLESKPQSYTRVTPVVAADVRDAAAVVGAVHELVTRVAVPRLRQADLDAMRAANERFAAAVHAGDVDGALRADDELHHVLVRAAANRAAAATVARYTPLIRRLERRRFGEGGTCRSAGLHEQLIAACAAGDTETALRVTADIWRGLEELADPD
- a CDS encoding 1-aminocyclopropane-1-carboxylate deaminase translates to MSLSSYERYPLLLGPSPVHRLERLTEHLGGASLWAKREDLNSGIAYGGNKTRKLEYLVADALARGCDTLVSIGGVQSNHTRQVAAVAARAGLGCVLVQESWVDWPDAVYDKVGNILISRLAGADVRLVRAGFGIGFKESWEQALKEVEDAGGKPYAIPAGASDHPLGGLGFAGWAHEVAEQERELGVFFDTVVVCSVTGSTQAGMVAGFRALEEAGGRPRRVIGVDASAEPARTRAQIARIAHRTGQLIGVTQELTEADVELDERYHAGTYGVPDATTLAAMRLAARTEGMVTDPVYEGKSMAGLIDLVARSEIGGDATVLYAHLGGQPALNAYSALF
- a CDS encoding TetR/AcrR family transcriptional regulator translates to MAQVRPMRADARRNHERLLEAAAVAFGEHGEGASLDDIAKRAGVGTGTLYRHFPTRQALLEAAYLDRIEAIAARADLIAAERAPGDALLEWLNELAAGMIQVRGMKALLGTAVTAGGSAVDTACGDCVRGAAGRLVRAARDAGALRRDVEPIEVLRLVHGVVTASESAEGAAGGDGESVRRLLSLVWGGLRA
- a CDS encoding TerD family protein, which translates into the protein MTPGSNIPLSAARVTVDVAAPVRLDVSGLLLTADGKVRSDDDFIFYNQPTGQGVTYRSGGGTAPDAIVVDTSAVPPGIEKIVVTASPDAAGQTFQGVEPTATVRNADDNSVLATFTPPQLGSETALVIVEVYLRNGVWKARAVGQGYSNGLAGIATDFGVTVEEPAAPAAQPAPPQPQAVTPPPPPAAAPTMPSAPPTAPAAPPAPAPGAGKINLDKGRVSLQKNQTVSLVKGGRPMLSQVKMGLGWEPAYRGKDIDLDASVIAYGPQRNHIDSCYFGKLSIVGGAVKHSGDNLTGEGGGDDEVITVDLGRLPQEVSGLVFTVNSFSGQKFTEVAKAYCRLMDAATGEELVRFDLTSAEPQTGVMMAKLIRQYSGEWEMTAMGDFVKSRTVRGMVKPSAKAL
- a CDS encoding keywimysin-related RiPP encodes the protein MKKAYEAPTLVRLGSFRQKTGLLQRNGNDRLILSKN